The Marinobacter szutsaonensis sequence CGGGGCTTTCTGTTTATGGCGGAGCTCTTGTCCCTTACTCGCCGAAGGGATGGCGCAAGGTGATCGTCTCGATCCGGTCGGGACCGGTGGAGATGATGTCGATGGGTGCCTCGATCTGCTCCTCCAGGAAGCGGATATACGCCTTGGCGTTCTCCGGCAGCTGATCAATGCTGGTCAGGCCCACGGTGCTCTCGCTCCAGCCCGGCAGATCCGCATACACCGGTTCGATGTCCTTGTAGCTGTCGCAGCCGATGGGCGGACGGAAGATCTCACCGTTCGGCGTCTTGTAGCCCACGCATACCTTGACGGTTTCAAGGCCGTCCAGCACGTCCAGCTTGGTCAGGCAGATGCCGGAGACACTGTTGATCTGAATGGCGTGGCGCAGGGCCACGGCGTCAAACCAGCCACAACGGCGGGAGCGACCAGTGGTGGTACCCACTTCGTTACCTTTCACCGCCAGGTGCTGGCCCATTTCATCAAACAGCTCGGTCGGGAACGGACCGGAACCGACACGGGTGGTGTAGGCCTTGGTAATCCCCAGCACGTAATCCAGGAACAGCGGGCCAAAACCGGATCCGGTGGCGGTACCGCCAGCGGTGGTGTTGGAGGAGGTCACGTACGGATAGGTGCCAAGGTCGATGTCGAGCAGCGAACCCTGGGCACCTTCAAACAGGATGTGTTCGCCGCGCTTGCGGTAGTCGTGCAGCAGGTCGGTGACGTCGGCAGCCATGGGCAGGATTTCCTCACCCATCTGCTTGAGCTCGGCCAGGGCCGCGTCGATGTCCTCGGCCTCTTCCTTGAAGTACTCGGTAAGCACGAAGTTGTGGTAGCTCATGATCTCCCGCAGTTTCTCTTCGAAGTCTGCCGGGTTGCACAGGTCGCCTAGGCGCACACCACGACGGGATACCTTGTCCTCGTAGGCCGGGCCGATACCCCGGCCGGTGGTGCCGATCTTGTCGTTGCCACGGGCGCGCTCGCGGGCCTGATCGATGCGGACGTGGGTGCGCAGGATGATCGGGCAGGCCAGACTGATTTTCAGGCGCTCACGCACCGCAACGCCGTTGGCTTCCAGCTCCCGGACTTCCTTGAGCAGGGCTTCCGGAGACAGGACCACACCGTTGCCGATCAGGCACTGGACATCCTGACGCAGGATACCGGAGGGAATCAGATGCAGAGCGGTCTTCTTGCCGTCGATCACCAGTGTGTGGCCGGCGTTATGGCCACCCTGGAA is a genomic window containing:
- a CDS encoding adenylosuccinate synthase; the encoded protein is MGKNVVVLGTQWGDEGKGKIVDLLTDKVAAVVRFQGGHNAGHTLVIDGKKTALHLIPSGILRQDVQCLIGNGVVLSPEALLKEVRELEANGVAVRERLKISLACPIILRTHVRIDQARERARGNDKIGTTGRGIGPAYEDKVSRRGVRLGDLCNPADFEEKLREIMSYHNFVLTEYFKEEAEDIDAALAELKQMGEEILPMAADVTDLLHDYRKRGEHILFEGAQGSLLDIDLGTYPYVTSSNTTAGGTATGSGFGPLFLDYVLGITKAYTTRVGSGPFPTELFDEMGQHLAVKGNEVGTTTGRSRRCGWFDAVALRHAIQINSVSGICLTKLDVLDGLETVKVCVGYKTPNGEIFRPPIGCDSYKDIEPVYADLPGWSESTVGLTSIDQLPENAKAYIRFLEEQIEAPIDIISTGPDRIETITLRHPFGE